From the genome of Nasonia vitripennis strain AsymCx chromosome 1, Nvit_psr_1.1, whole genome shotgun sequence, one region includes:
- the LOC100118052 gene encoding RING finger protein 11, producing MGNCLNCVGAGQQDNANLLSNGSDSALGIGASHDTLTSRPSLPYNEMAGNYYPPAPMRERHLQSTEMGISRGIGIGVGLGGTGGGPIINEEEQQVRMAKRIGLIQHLPTRKFDGAKKGECVICMMELVTGEEVRYLPCMHTYHALCIDDWLLRSLTCPTCMEPVDAALINSYHPTT from the exons ATGGGCAACTGCCTGAATTGCGTCGGAGCCGGACAGCAGGACAACGCGAACCTCCTGAGCAACGGCTCCGACTCCGCTCTCGGCATCGGAGCCTCTCACGACACTCTCACCAGCAGGCCTTCTCTGCCTTACAAT GAAATGGCAGGCAATTATTACCCACCAGCCCCCATGAGAGAGCGGCACCTACAATCCACAGAAATGGGCATTAGTCGAGGCATTGGAATCGGAGTCGGCCTGGGTGGAACTGGTGGTGGACCAATTATCAACGAAGAAGAACAGCAGGTCAGGATGGCCAAACGTATCGGACTGATTCAGCACTTGCCCACCAGAAAATTTGATGGTGCTAAGAAAGGCGAGTGCGTCATTTGCATGATGGAGCTGGTGACTGGTGAAGAAGTGCGTTATTTACCGTGTATGCACACCTATCATGCTCTATGCATTGATGACTGGTTGTTGCGATCCCTCACTTGCCCTACTTGTATGGAACCGGTGGATGCAGCCCTTATTAATTCTTATCATCCAACCACTTAA
- the LOC100118095 gene encoding leucine-rich repeats and immunoglobulin-like domains protein 3, with the protein MTRRRRGGWRASATLLLLLLLAGLLQAPSCSPVEALDNQCPVECSCLGNSVICKDLQLVGAPNGLPPWTENLILKGNNFANLEFNALLNLPKLQELDVNSNVLADNFTLSLSPETQLKWLKVNKNRLTRIPELTLPHLTHLSLAHNMINAIGGSALTHYPELQVLDLSGNKIASVKSGSFAPSKLKSLILNSNQISSIESSSFENLTSLQELRLNKNRLNSLKDYLKKLDKLRILEVNRNELRQIDALTFRELKSLEKLRLKRNNIKLLNAGAFLSNLTELQLDFNAIEVVTKGALFGLNRLQVFTLSHNRISTIESEAWDMCKDIIELDLSHNVLNRIERSTFSSLRNLRKLQLNYNVITYISDGAFKDLSGLQVLELNSNKISYIVEDAIGTFISLTQLQKLGIAHNQIKSIHKNAFNGLTQVTELDLTGNNVTSIQENAFSPMASTLITLKMNTSALFCDCGLQWLSVWLRSKRYSETRVKCGYPHWLRGKPLTQLHHANFTCDEFPKPRIVEEPKSQLSIKGRNVTLKCRATSTADAPLIFTWKHDNLELRDRTLQMDSEPVFSDGITLASSVLNLVNVTNADAGKYQCMVSNNYGTTYSGKAKISVQVYPSFTKKPHDIRVAAGSTARLECSAEGLPSPQIAWQKDGGNDFPAARERRMHKMPTDDVLFIINVKTADSGVYSCTAQNLAGIITANATLTILETPSFVKPMENKEVIAGGSIVMECMASGSPRPQLSWRKNGSPLQATERHFFTAENQLLIIVNTVPSDAGTYECEMINSLGNETGASLLTIKAAPTSVVNEDDMLGLIIITVVCCAVGTSIVWVVIIYQTRRRLNAAQNTSSRQSLKIIASALPEPETHLYLDTSSQHSKDSGTGDSTNPSNDQLQLCLPGEVVTCAVSNDDDTGNVEGEDPLLRYTNHERQHRFDQLHHDYKAITSQEQSEPFDVEQQANC; encoded by the exons atGACGAGGAGGCGACGAGGAGGCTGGCGTGCATCggcgacgctgctgctgctgctgctgctagccGGACTACTGCAGGCGCCGAGCTGCAGCCCGGTCGAAGCTCTGGACAATCAGTGTCCGGTCGAGTGTTCCTGCCTGGGCAACTCCGTCATCTGTAAAGATCTGCAGCTCGTCGGAGCGCCCAACGGCTTGCCCCCGTGGACGGAGAACCT CATCCTCAAAGGCAACAACTTTGCCAATCTCGAGTTCAACGCGCTGCTCAATCTGCCGAAACTCCAGGAACT GGACGTCAATTCCAACGTACTGGCCGACAACTTCACGCTGAGCTTATCGCCGGAAACGCAGCTCAAATGGCTCAAAGTCAACAAGAACCGACTGACGCGAATCCCGGAGTTGACTCTTCCCCACCTCACGCACCTATCTCT CGCCCACAACATGATCAACGCGATCGGCGGCAGTGCCTTGACGCATTACCCGGAACTCCAGGTCTTGGACCTCAGCGGCAACAAGATCGCGTCGGTCAAGAGCGGCTCGTTCGCGCCGTCCAAGCTCAAAAGTTT GATCTTGAACTCCAATCAAATCAGCAGCATCGAAAGCAGCAGCTTCGAAAATTTGACGTCCCTGCAGGAGCTTCGGCTGAACAAAAATCGCCTCAACAGTCTCAAGGACTATCTGAAGAAACTGGACAAGCTGCGGATTCT GGAAGTCAACCGCAACGAACTTCGTCAAATAGACGCGCTGACCTTCAGGGAGCTCAAGAGCCTGGAAAAGCTGCGCCTCAAAAGAAACAACATCAAGCTGCTCAATGCCGGGGCATTCTTGAGCAATCTCACGGAGCTTCAACTCGATTTCAACGCTATCGAGGTCGTGACCAAGGGGGCCCTTTTCGGACTGAACCGTCTCCAAGTGTTCACACTGTCGCACAATCGGATCAGCACGATTGAATCCGAAGCCTGGGACATGTGCAAAGACATTATCGAATT GGACTTGTCGCATAATGTGCTCAACCGAATAGAGCGCTCCACCTTCTCGTCTCTGCGAAATCTCAGAAAATTGCAATTGAATTACAACGTTATAACCTACATTTCCGATGGCGCATTCAAAGATCTGTCCGGCTTACAAGTCTT GGAATTAAATTCCAACAAAATTTCATACATCGTGGAAGATGCGATCGGAACTTTTATCTCCCTAACGCAACTTCAAAAACTGGGAATAGCTCACAATCAGATAAAATCTATTCATAAGAACGCATTCAATGGCCTAACCCAAGTTACGGAGCTAGATTTGACTGGCAACAACGTGACGAGCATTCAAGAAAATGCGTTTTCCCCAATGGCTTCGACTCTTATCACTCTAAAAATGAACACAA GTGCATTATTTTGCGACTGTGGATTGCAATGGTTAAGTGTGTGGCTGCGTTCAAAACGGTATAGCGAGACTAGGGTCAAATGTGGTTATCCACATTGGTTACGCGGGAAGCCTCTCACTCAGCTTCATCATGCCAATTTCACTTGCg ATGAATTTCCGAAACCACGTATCGTGGAAGAACCAAAGAGTCAGTTAAGCATCAAGGGCCGCAATGTTACATTGAAATGTCGGGCAACGAGTACTGCAGATGCTCCTCTGATTTTCACGTGGAAACATGACAATCTTGAGCTGCGAGACCGAACACTACAAATGGACAGCGAGCCTGTCTTCTCTGACGGCATAACCTTGGCATCCTCGGTTCTCAATCTTGTTAACGTCACCAATGCTGATGCTGGAAAGTATCAATGTATGGTGTCTAATAACTATGGCACCACTTATTCCGGAAAAGCCAAGATTAGCGTTCAAg TGTACCCATCGTTCACAAAAAAGCCACATGATATACGAGTAGCAGCGGGTAGTACTGCAAGACTTGAATGCTCAGCAGAAGGTTTGCCCTCACCTCAAATTGCTTGGCAAAAAGACGGCGGAAATGACTTCCCGGCTGCACGTGAGAGACGTATGCATAAAATGCCCACGGACGATGTgctgtttattattaatgtcAAGACAGCTGATAGTGGCGTCTACTCGTGCACTGCACAGAATCTTGCTGGCATCATTACTGCTAATGCAACTCTCACCATACTTG AAACACCATCATTTGTCAAACCTATGGAAAACAAAGAAGTGATAGCCGGAGGTTCGATAGTAATGGAATGTATGGCCAGCGGCTCACCGCGACCACAGTTATCGTGGCGTAAAAATGGAAGTCCCTTACAAGCCACAGAAAGACACTTTTTCACAGCGGAAAATCAACTGTTGATCATAGTTAATACCGTACCCAGTGATGCTGGTACCTACGAGTGCGAGATGATCAATTCTTTGGGAAATGAAACAGGAGCATCTCTCCTCACCATCAAAGCAG CGCCAACTTCTGTGGTGAATGAAGACGACATGCTGGGCTTGATAATAATTACAGTCGTTTGCTGCGCTGTCGGTACATCCATCGTTTGGGTGGTCATAATTTACCAAACTAGAAGACGTTTGAATGCTGCACAGAATACCAGCAGTAGGCAGTCACTCAAAATAATCGCCAGTGCTTTACCAGAACCGGAAACTCACCTGTATCTGGATACAAGTTCACAGCACAGTAAGGATAGTGGTACCGGCGATAGTACTAACCCTAGCAATGATCAATTGCAATTGTGCTTGCCAG gTGAAGTAGTTACTTGTGCCGTTAGTAACGATGACGATACAGGCAATGTAGAAGGCGAGGATCCTCTACTACGTTATACGAATCATGAGCGACAACATCGCTTTGATCAGCTGCATCATGATTATAAAGCGATTACGTCGCAGGAACAATCAGAGCCTTTCGACGTCGAGCAACAGGCCAATTGTTAA
- the LOC100118019 gene encoding membrane-associated protein Hem, translating into MARPMNPSQQKLAEKLTILNDRGIGMLTRIYNIKKACGDAKSKPGFLSDKTLESSIKTIVRKFPNVDVKGLQTITNLRNEIIKSLSLYYYTFVDLLDFKDNVCELLTTMDACAVHMDITVNFDLTKNYLDLVVIYVSLMILLSRVEDRKAVLGLFNAAHEMVHSQSDPSFPRLGQMIMDYDVPLKKLSEEFVPHAKLLKTALISLWPIYPGRNSSADTWRTDQKLSLVGSPGQILKPAATDTMSCETLSLDRIERWIILGFTLCHNVLNQEQPSKLWTTALESGWVLALFRDEVIYIHQYVQSFFESIKGYGKRVSEVKECYNQAVQKAGYKHRERRKFLRTALKELGLILTDQPGLLGPKVLLVLMGLAHARDEVLWLLRHGDNPPNQGKAKGRGGEDLVDRQLPELLFHCEELRALVRKYSQVLQRYYVQFLSGFDAPAMHQIIQNLPICPEEEGAILSDMCSTIASLTVKQVEDNELFDFRPFRLDWFRLQAYLSIAKSSMKLADNRELASFMDTTVFHTKMVDSLDDVLVETSDLSIFCFYSKIFEDQFHMCLEFPAQNRYIVAFPLICSHFQSCAHELCPEERHHIRERSLSVVNMFLDEMAKEAKNIITTICDKQCSMSDKLLPKHCAALISQVVNRKKKDKNKKNLMEIRKPGVESYRKTREELTTMDKLHMALTELCYAINYCPTINVWEYTFAPREYLHQHLETRFARALVGMVMFDADTNVIAKPSELFVSVRAYMNVLQTVENYVHIDITRVFNNALLQQTQALDSHGEKTIAALYTQWYSEVLLRRVSAGNICYSPNQRSFVSLSVEGSIPFNAEEFSDINELRALAELIGPYGMKMLNETLMWHISSQVQELKKLVASNKDVLISLRTNFDKPEVMKEQFKKLQHVDNVLQRVTIIGVILSFRQLAQNALVDVLEERIPFLLSSILDFRHHLPAGDPMRVVSEMTSAAGLSCKVDPTLTTALKSQKAELVDEDEHILVCLLMVFVAVSIPKLARNENSFYRASLEGHSNNIHCMATAINNVFGALFTSCGQNDIEDRMKEFLALASSSLLRLGQEADKEATRNRESVYLLLDQIVQESPFLTMDLLESCFPYALIRNAYHDVYKLEHAQS; encoded by the exons ATGGCGCGTCCCATGAATCCGAGTCAGCAGAAGCTGGCCGAGAAGCTAACGATCCTCAATGACAGAGGCATCGGCATGCTCACGCGTATCTACAACATCAAAAAGGCTTGCGGCGACGCCAAGTCCAAGCCCGGCTTCCTCTCTGACAAGACTCTCGAGTCCTCCATCAAGACCATCGTCAGGAAGTTTCCGAACGTCGATGTCAAAGGCCTGCAGACCATTACGAATCTGCGCAACGAAATCATcaagtctctttctctctactaCTACACCTTTGTCGACCTGCTGGATTTTAAAGATAATGTTTGCGAGCTGCTCACCACTATGGATGCCTGTGCTGTGCACATGGACATCACCGTCAACTTTGACCTCACCAAGAACTATCTGGACCTTGTTGTCATCTACGTCAGTCTCATGATTCTGCTGTCTCGAGTCGAGGATCGCAAAGCTGTACTGGGGCTCTTCAATGCTGCTCATGAAATGGTGCACAGCCAGTCGGATCCCAGTTTTCCCCGTCTTGGTCAGATGATTATGGATTACGATGTGCCGCTGAAGAAACTCTCTGAAGAGTTTGTACCCCATGCAAAACTCCTTAAAACTGCTCTCATCTCTTTGTGGCCGATTTACCCAGGGAGGAATTCCTCCGCTGACACCTGGAGGACAGATCAGAAGCTCAGCTTGGTTGGCAGTCCAGGTCAGATATTAAAGCCCGCCGCCACTGATACAATGTCCTGCGAAACACTCAGCTTGGATAGAATCGAGAGATGGATCATTCTGGGATTCACCCTCTGCCACAATGTGCTCAATCAGGAGCAACCGAGTAAACTCTGGACCACTGCATTGGAATCTGGCTGGGTGTTGGCACTTTTTAGAGATGAAGTCATTTATATTCACCAGTATGTGCAGTCGTTTTTCGAAAGTATTAAGGGCTATGGTAAGCGAGTATCCGAAGTTAAGGAATGTTACAATCAAGCAGTACAAAAAGCTGGCTATAAGCACAGGGAAAGAAGGAAATTCTTGAGGACTGCACTGAAGGAGTTGGGCTTAATTTTAACTGATCAACCTGGACTTCTTGGTCCCAAAGTACTTTTAGTACTCATGGGCTTAGCTCATGCCAGGGATGAGGTATTGTGGCTTCTCAGACATGGTGATAATCCTCCGAATCAGGGAAAGGCTAAAGGAAGAGGTGGCGAAGATCTGGTGGACCGACAGCTGCCCGAACTGCTGTTTCACTGCGAGGAACTGAGAGCTCTAGTGAGAAAGTATTCGCAG GTTCTGCAACGCTATTACGTGCAGTTTTTGTCGGGATTCGACGCACCGGCAATGCATCAAATAATACAGAACCTGCCCATTTGTCCGGAAGAAGAAGGTGCAATATTGAGCGACATGTGCTCGACCATCGCAAGTCTGACGGTGAAGCAAGTAGAGGACAATGAGCTTTTTGATTTTCGGCCATTCCGACTCGATTGGTTCCGGCTTCAGGCTTACCTATCCATTGCCAAAAGTAGCATGAAATTGGCAGACAATAGAGAGCTCGCATCGTTTATGGACACAACCGTCTTCCACACAAAAATGGTGGACAGCCTAGACGACGTTCTCGTGGAAACGTCCGATCTGTCaattttctgcttttatagtaaaatttttgaagaCCAATTTCACATGTGCCTGGAATTCCCAGCCCAGAATCGCTACATAGTGGCTTTCCCGCTGATCTGTAGTCACTTTCAAAGCTGTGCGCACGAGCTGTGCCCGGAAGAGCGTCACCACATACGAGAACGAAGCCTGTCCGTGGTGAACATGTTTCTGGACGAGATGGCCAAGGAGGCGAAGAACATCATCACGACAATCTGCGACAAGCAGTGCAGCATGAGCGACAAGCTACTGCCGAAGCACTGTGCCGCACTGATCTCGCAGGTTGTGAACCGCAAGAAGAAGGACAAGAACAAGAAGAACCTGATGGAAATTCGCAAGCCCGGTGTCGAGAGCTACCGCAAGACCAGGGAGGAGCTCACGACGATGGACAAGCTGCACATGGCGCTCACGGAATTGTGTTACGCGATAAACTACTGCCCGACCATCAACGTCTGGGAGTACACGTTCGCCCCGAGAGAGTACCTGCATCAGCACCTCGAGACCAGATTCGCCAGAGCTCTCGTCGGCATGGTAATGTTCGACGCCGACACGAACGTCATCGCCAAGCCGTCCGAGCTTTTCGTCAGCGTGAGGGCCTACATGAACGTGCTGCAGACGGTCGAGAACTACGTGCACATCGACATCACCCGCGTCTTCAACAACGCGCTTCTCCAGCAAACTCAGGCACTTGATAGCCACGGAGAGAAGACGATAGCCGCGCTCTACACCCAGTGGTACTCGGAAGTCCTGCTGCGACGGGTCAGCGCCGGCAACATCTGCTACTCGCCGAACCAGCGCTCGTTCGTCAGCCTCTCGGTCGAGGGCTCGATTCCCTTCAACGCCGAGGAGTTTTCCGACATAAACGAGCTGCGAGCTCTGGCCGAGCTGATCGGCCCCTACGGCATGAAGATGCTCAACGAGACGCTCATGTGGCACATCTCCAGCCAGGTGCAGGAGCTGAAGAAACTCGTGGCCAGTAACAAGGACGTCCTCATCTCGCTGAGGACAAACTTTGACAAGCCCGAGGTGATGAAGGAGCAGTTCAAGAAGCTGCAGCACGTCGACAACGTGCTCCAGCGGGTCACCATAATCGGCGTTATACTGAGCTTCCGGCAGCTCGCGCAGAACGCCCTCGTCGACGTGCTCGAGGAGAGGATACCCTTCCTGCTGAGCTCGATCCTGGACTTCAGGCACCATCTGCCGGCCGGAGATCCCATGCGCGTCGTCTCGGAAATGACGTCCGCCGCGGGCCTCAGCTGCAAAGTCGATCCAACCCTCACCACCGCTCTCAAGAGCCAGAAGGCCGAGCTTGTCGACGAGGACGAGCACATTCTCGTCTGCCTCCTCATGGTCTTCGTCGCCGTCTCCATTCCCAAGCTCGCCCGCAACGAGAACTCCTTCTACAGGGCCTCGCTCGAGGGCCACTCCAACAACATTCACTGCATGGCCACCGCCATCAACAATGTCTTTGGCGCACTCTTCACCAGCTGCGGCCAGAACGACATCGAGGACAGGATGAAGGAATTCTTGGCGCTGGCCTCGTCGAGCTTGCTCAGACTTGGCCAAGAGGCTGACAAGGAGGCTACTCGGAATCGAGAGTCGGTTTACTTGCTGCTCGATCAGATCGTCCAGGAGTCTCCGTTCCTCACCATGGATTTGCTCGAAAGCTGCTTTCCCTATGCCCTCATCCGCAACGCTTATCACGACGTGTACAAACTGGAGCATGCTCAATCTTAA